The Mus musculus strain C57BL/6J chromosome 2, GRCm38.p6 C57BL/6J genome has a window encoding:
- the Srsf6 gene encoding serine/arginine-rich splicing factor 6, whose amino-acid sequence MPRVYIGRLSYNVREKDIQRFFSGYGRLLEIDLKNGYGFVEFEDSRDADDAVYELNSKELCGERVIVEHARGPRRDRDGYSYGSRSGGGGYSSRRTSGRDKYGPPVRTEYRLIVENLSSRCSWQDLKDFMRQAGEVTYADAHKERTNEGVIEFRSYSDMKRALDKLDGTEINGRNIRLIEDKPRTSHRRSYSGSRSRSRSRRRSRSRSRRSSRSRSRSISKSRSRSRSRSKGRSRSRSKGRKSRSKSKSKPKSDRGSHSHSRSRSKDKYGKSRSRSRSRSPKENGKGDIKSKSRSRSQSRSHSPLPAPPSKARSMSPPPKRASRSRSRSRSRSRSSSRD is encoded by the exons ATGCCGCGCGTCTACATAGGACGCCTGAGCTACAACGTCCGCGAGAAGGACATCCAGCGCTTTTTCAGCGGCTACGGCCGCCTCCTCGAGATCGACCTCAAAAATGG GTACGGTTTCGTGGAGTTCGAGGACTCCCGGGATGCCGACGATGCCGTGTACGAGCTCAACAGCAAGGAGCTGTGCGGCGAGCGCGTGATCGTAGAGCACGCCCGGGGCCCGCGCCGCGACCGCGATGGCTACAGCTACGGAAGCCGCA GTGGTGGAGGTGGATACAGCAGTCGGAGAACTTCTGGCAGAGACAAATATGGACCACCTGTTCGTACAGAGTACAGGCTTATTGTAGAAAATCTGTCTAGTCGTTGCAGTTGGCAAGACTTAAAG GATTTCATGCGGCAAGCAGGAGAAGTGACTTATGCAGATGCTCACAAAGAACGAACAAATGAGGGTGTGATTGAATTTAGATCCTACTCCGACATGAAGCGTGCTTTGGATAAACTGGATGGTACAGAAATAAATGGCAGAAATATTAGGCTTATTGAAGATAAGCCAAGAACAAGCCATAGGCGCTCCTACTCTGGCAGTAGATCCAG ATCACGGTCTAGAAGAAGGTCTCGGAGTAGGAGTCGCAGAAGCAGCCGCAGTAGATCTCGAAGTATCTCAAAAAGTCGCTCCCG ATCTAGGTCTCGGAGCAAAGGTCGATCCCGATCCCGCTCAAAAGGCAGGAAATCCAGATCAAAGAGCAAATCGAAGCCCAAGTCTGACCGGGGCTCCCATTCCCACTCAAGAAGCAGGTCTAAGGATAAGTATGGGAAGTCACGTAGTAGGTCACGGTCTCGGTCCCCCAAAGAGAACGGCAAAGGAGACATAAAGTCAAAGTCCAGATCCCGGAGCCAGTCTCGGTCCCACTCGCCTCTACCTGCTCCACCCTCAAAGGCTCGGTCCATGTCCCCTCCGCCAAAAAGAGCTTCAAGGTCCCGTTCTAGATCTCGTTCAAGGTCCAGATCAAGTTCCAGAGATTAA